The Euphorbia lathyris chromosome 4, ddEupLath1.1, whole genome shotgun sequence genomic interval ACAAGCTAATTTAGTAGATCAGTTGCTTTTGTCTTCTCGCACTGTTTATTATGTGTTACAGTAGATACCATGATGGTATGGTAAAGTACCAACTGAAGTAGACAGAATTTGCTAGAGCATGGCAATCTCAGCAGGTGGCAGGCTCATCCTCTTTTGTCCATATGGAGACACCCATTCAGACCTGAAGATAAGGCTCCTATTGTATATGGCAGTTCCAAGATGGTGAACAGGTAGATAACGTGCAAGATCCCTCTTTTCTTGACCTTTGTCATTGAAACTTTAATGTGGAGAACTTCAAGTACCGGCTTCCTGTTGGAAAGTAGGCAGTCAATTTATGACACGACAACATGGTTTATAGAGAACCCATTTGACACGACCGGTTTGACACGATTGTCctttttgttgcatttatatCATGTAAATCAATTAGAATATATAAATCACATAACATGATTATGACACGACAACTCATTTTGACACCAAAATCTCCATATTTGTGTTCTCTTTGCCATTCTGTAACTATCGGATCTAAGCTATGCTGCTGACCCATTTCCAGCAAGACAGGAATCAGTCAGCAAGGTAGGAAATAGTAAGGCATTTACTACACAAAAGTCAGCAGTCAGCATCATTAATTTATTCTAACATCAGACTTTCTGTTATGTTTACCTCTTATTTTAATCCTAAAGGACAAAGCTAGATACCATTTGCGTGGGCTTGGGGCACATGCATGTGAAATAAGATTTAAATACAATCCTCATTTTGTGGTCTTTATTATTGGTTGATTATTGCCAAGGACAAATCATATATTTTCCTCCAGGATTGATAAAGCAACAACCCAACTTTCGAAACTCTCATTTCTAACCTTTATTATCAAAAATACTTTCCCGGGGGGTAAAAAAACCACCCAGTTGCCAAAGTTCCATACTTTACTTCATCCATaattcttttttctgtttttcttgtTGTCAAACTTTAAACTCCATGAATTTCTCAAActtcaatttgttcttcattttgttAATTTCTAGTGCCCAAACCAGCCTGCAATGCAATTCAAATGATCTGATGGCTCTAAATGATTTCTCCAATTGTATAACATCAAAGATTGATTGGTGGAATATCAATACTTCTGATTGTTGCACTTGGGCTGGTGTCACTTGTGATAATTCCACAGTTTTCGGCAGAAGAGTTATAGAGCTTGAACTTTCCAGCAAGAAACTCACAGGAAGAAACTGTGACTCCTGGGCAGGATTGGATAAACTCAGATTCCTGAACCTCTCTCATAACTTTCTCCATGGTTTCCTTCCTGTTAAATTGTTCAGTATGCAGAATTTACAAGTTCTTGACTTGAGCGACAATTACTTTTCTGGTTCAGTTGCAGTCAAAGGTTATATGCCTGCTATCAGGTATCTTGACATGTCAAGTAACGAACTTACTGGCTCCATCAGTGCAGCACTCTGTGAAAACTCGTCGTTTATTCGTACTCTCAACCTGGGCAGTAACTATTTGAAAGGTGAAGTTCCGACTAGTTTCAAGAAATGCACTTCTCTGCAGCAACTTTTTCTTAACGGAAATGATCTATCGGGAAGCTTTCCTGAGAGTCTCTTGCAGCTGCGAGATCTTCGTGTATTGCACCTACAATATAACTGGTTTTCTGGGTCACTTATTGATGGTGTAAGTAACCTTTCCTCCCTTGTTGAATTAGATGTCTCGTTCAACAGGTTTTCTGGGAAGCTTCCTGATATTTTCAGGAGGCTCACAAAGCTTCAGCATTTTTCTGCCAATGCAAATAGTTTCACTGGTGACTTGCCGAAATCGCTGGTGAATTCTCCGTCTCTTCACACGCTTAATTTGAATAACAATACCCTTAACGGTCTGAGCAAACTCAACTGCTCTGTAATGGTTAATCTTACTTATCTAAATCTTGGTTCTAATAATTTCCATGGTCCTGTCCCTGAAAGTATTTCCTCCTGCAGTCGACTAAGTATTTTAAGTCTCACTCGCAACAAATTTACTGGTGAGATTCCTTACAGCTTCAAGAATCTCCAGGCTTTGACATTCCTTTCACTTTCAAATGTTAGCCTCACAAATATATCATCTACTCTTGAAATTCTTCAGAATTGCAACAATTTGACTACCTTGATACTTAGCCTCAGCTTTCTGGGCGAAGAAATGCCCAATCATATGAATTTACAGTTTAGAAATCTCAAAATACTTGCTTTTGGCCGTTCTCAACTCCAGGGTATGATTCCACTATGGCTACATAATTGCAAAAAACTGCAGTTACTAGACCTTTCAATGAATCTGTTGAGTGGAAGAATTCCATTCTGGATGGGCAATTTCACTAGTCTCTTTTACTTAGATTTGTCAAACAATTCTTTTACCGGTGAAATACCAAAAACATTGACAGGACTGCGGATTCTCGCTGGTGAGAATATGTCCATAGATGGTCCTATCCTGGGCATACCTCTCTTCAGAAAGGCTAAAACATCTCTGCAGTATAACAAAGTTGAAAGCTTTCGACCAACTTTGGATCTAAGTAACAACAAGCTCACTGGACCAATCTGGCCAAGTTTTGGGAACTTGAAAGAACTCCATGTTTTAAGACTAAACGATAATTTTCTTTCAGGGCGAATCCCTGATAGTCTATCAGAAATAAACGGTTTAGAAATTTTGGATTTGTCCCATAATGAATTATCTGGAGACATACCGAGATCATTTGGTAGGCTGACGTTTCTATCCGAATTCAGTGTAGCAGACAATCAACTCTACGGGAAGATCCCAACAGGAGGCCAGTTAACTACATTTCCATGTTCAAGCTTTGAGAGGAACAATGGTCTATATGGTGATGGAGCTTTTGCTTCATGTCATTCAAATGAAGTGCCTCCTCTTACTCCTACTCCAGCTCAGGTTGATGCTGCAAGTCAAACGATGACAATTATAGGTGTGCAGTTTGCAATAGGAGCTGCAACTGGTTTTGTACTTGCTGTTCACTTTTGCTTCTTATCTGGTTGGGTTTTCTCTGATACAAGGAACAAGTCTATGTTTTCTTTGTCGACCATGAGACGTTAGAAGTAGGAAGTTCGACCTATTGATTGATTCTGCATTTAGAAAGTTGCTGCCTCAAGTGATAAAAAATTGCTTAATTTAGTTATAATGGTTTGTTATTGTTATCTGATTAAGATTTTTTGTAGATCTCCCAGGTTCAATGCAGCACAGCAATGAGCAGGTCTGATGCTTATAAATATGTGCTGCTAAAAGAAACCTAAAGCTGTTCATATTTCCCCGCAAAGCTTTTTGTATGATAAATTGCAAATGTATAAAAGTTTTGACTTCTAAAGAATTTGTTGTATGACAAATACACACTTTCCAAGCTTAACATTGTTTGATAAACTAAAggataaaaagaaaatggtTAATGCTGATTATAGAATTTTGGAAAAATGGGAGATTCTCTGTTCCTCAAGATCCTCTTTTAGTAATTGATGATTGAACTTTTAACTACTATTTTCATGCTTAATGAATACATTGAATAATTTAGCCTTTTTTTCCTCAATTTAGTTCACCCGGTGATAACAAAGTCTCCGTTTTGCATTTTCTTTACCATTTTGTAACCACCAAACCTAGCTATACCGGTCCATTTTCAGCACCATAGGAAATTGTATGGCATTTTCTACACAAAAGTCTGCATCACTGATTGTTCCAAAATCGGACTTTCTGTTACGTTTACTTTTAATTTTAATCCTAATTGACAAAGCTAGCTACCATTTGCGTGGGTTTGGGGCAAGTAAACATACATCAACATGGATACCTATGGAAAATCTCccattctatccctctttaaatatatatatatatatagggataaaaaaaaatacactcaGTTGCCAAAGTTCGACTTTACAGCACCTATAATTACATTTCCCTCAAAATTTCATGAatttcaacttcaatttgttaaTTTCGAGTACTTAAAACCAGCCTGCAATGTGTCATGTTGACGGGTTTGGCATACGCCAAATCCCTATGTGGTGCTGAGACTTCTCCAAGTCTATGGCTAGCCAACCGATATTGAAGGGGTCTATTTCATATACGCTCCCTGTCGATGTGTCTGTCGGCAATCCGTCTCGGAATATCCTCATGTATATCAAACCTTGCTCTATAAGGGGCATGCACTATGGGCTATCTCGGAGCCCAAAGTGTCAATAGGGTTCCAAACCGAATGCCCAACTCTCCTAGTCCCTAGTGGACTAGGGTGGATTGCTTAAACCATTATCGACTACTGGCCCAAGGGGTGGTGGAGATCCAACGTCAGGGAGTCTTTGGCCCCTATAGTGTTCCTTATACCAACTCGGTCTCCATATCATCAGACATTGATATGTCCCATTCGACACTCCTCGTAACATTGTCTATACTTGGGGTTGAGTTTGTGTATGGCCAAACTCCCCCCTTACACTCTCCCCCACCCGGAGGATCAATGTCACCATTGATCGAGGTTGCCTCCTTCGGAGAGAGTCCCACCATGAACTCGAACAATACCGAGGTTCCACACAATACATTTACGCTTCTATTTCCCAAACTGATCTCCGCTCACTCTTGAACTCTATTTGAGTTTCTACGTTGTTCACTTGTCTCTTGGAAATGGTTTCAACTTCAACTAATATTCGGCTGCTCTCATAATTTGCAACTTGAATGTTTTCGACTGAAGAACTTTTCTCGCTCCTTCCTCAACAATAGCAAGAACAATTTTtcaaagtttttgaattttgaaaaattcttttctattATTAAAGATCTTCATTCGAGTCTTCATCCTCTATACAGGGTCTTTCatcctatttttcttttataccTTAAGGGGGTCTATACAGATCTAATTCCCTCCCCTCATCTCCCTTCCCCCACTTGAGGAATCTCTGTCCTCGGCGATTGATATTAAAGGGGTTTGATACATCGACAAAGAACCTTGATGTCGATTTGCCACTAAATCATTCACAGATTATGACTGTTTTGCTCTTATCTTTGTTTGCTCACATTCTCAATGTTTTGATCACCATCTCAAAACTGGTCTATATGGATCTAATTCCCTCCCCTCATCTCCCTTCCCTCACTTGAGGAATCACCGTCGTCAACGATTGAGATTAAAGGGGTTGGGTACATCGACAAAGAACCTTGATGTTGATTTACCACTAAATCATTCACAGATTCTGATTGCTTGATACTTGCTCTTATCTCTGTTTGCTCACATTCTCAATGTTTTGATAACCATCTCAAAGCTTGAAAATTAAACTTAAAGTTTACACCTCACAAAAGAAACAAAAGAATACCGCAGTTTTCGTAATATAAAATGTGAATGTTGGTCCGAATACATTTAATCTAAACGtaccaaaattaaaaagaaaaacaaatcatcaagaaaataatataacaCCACCTAGTACTCACAACACAAAGCTATGAACACTTACACGAATGTTCAAGTATTTAATGAACATTGATTTATTGAAATGTCGATGTTGATGAGCTTCCACTAGGTAGAACCCGCTACACCAATTGTTTGATGAACAGACACGTTGTTGCTCAATCAATCCCTTGTTCTTGTTCATGAATTTGTTTACGAGCCTATTCCAACCGAATTTTTTCATGCTCAaactcggctcgtttacgaatCGAGCTCCTAAACCCTGTTCGCGAGGGGCTCGTTTATAAATTgagtcgag includes:
- the LOC136226245 gene encoding phytosulfokine receptor 1-like, yielding MNFSNFNLFFILLISSAQTSLQCNSNDLMALNDFSNCITSKIDWWNINTSDCCTWAGVTCDNSTVFGRRVIELELSSKKLTGRNCDSWAGLDKLRFLNLSHNFLHGFLPVKLFSMQNLQVLDLSDNYFSGSVAVKGYMPAIRYLDMSSNELTGSISAALCENSSFIRTLNLGSNYLKGEVPTSFKKCTSLQQLFLNGNDLSGSFPESLLQLRDLRVLHLQYNWFSGSLIDGVSNLSSLVELDVSFNRFSGKLPDIFRRLTKLQHFSANANSFTGDLPKSLVNSPSLHTLNLNNNTLNGLSKLNCSVMVNLTYLNLGSNNFHGPVPESISSCSRLSILSLTRNKFTGEIPYSFKNLQALTFLSLSNVSLTNISSTLEILQNCNNLTTLILSLSFLGEEMPNHMNLQFRNLKILAFGRSQLQGMIPLWLHNCKKLQLLDLSMNLLSGRIPFWMGNFTSLFYLDLSNNSFTGEIPKTLTGLRILAGENMSIDGPILGIPLFRKAKTSLQYNKVESFRPTLDLSNNKLTGPIWPSFGNLKELHVLRLNDNFLSGRIPDSLSEINGLEILDLSHNELSGDIPRSFGRLTFLSEFSVADNQLYGKIPTGGQLTTFPCSSFERNNGLYGDGAFASCHSNEVPPLTPTPAQVDAASQTMTIIGVQFAIGAATGFVLAVHFCFLSGWVFSDTRNKSMFSLSTMRR